A window of the Scytonema millei VB511283 genome harbors these coding sequences:
- a CDS encoding LabA-like NYN domain-containing protein, protein MLSNRDFENSSIFTPEQVLENRGKVAIFIDGSNLFYAALQLGIEIDYTKLLCRLTAGSRLLRSFFYTGVDRTNDKQQGFLLWMRRNGYRVIAKDLVQLPDGSKKANLDVEIAVDMMALVGAYDTAVLVSGDGDLAYAVNAVSYRGARVEVVSLRSMTSDSLINVSDRYIDLETIKEDIQKTPRSGYTYRPLSSLDLVEQPSPDGLDTIETSDT, encoded by the coding sequence ATGTTGAGTAATAGAGATTTTGAAAATAGTTCGATCTTTACCCCCGAACAAGTTTTAGAAAATCGAGGTAAGGTAGCCATCTTTATTGATGGGTCAAATCTATTTTATGCAGCGTTACAGTTGGGAATTGAGATTGATTACACCAAGCTTTTATGTCGGCTAACGGCAGGATCGCGATTGTTGCGCTCGTTTTTCTATACAGGCGTAGACCGTACCAATGATAAACAGCAGGGGTTTCTGTTATGGATGCGGCGCAATGGCTACCGCGTGATTGCTAAAGATCTGGTTCAGCTACCAGATGGTTCTAAAAAAGCTAACCTAGATGTCGAGATTGCCGTTGATATGATGGCTTTAGTTGGTGCATATGATACAGCAGTATTAGTCAGCGGTGATGGAGATTTGGCTTATGCCGTAAACGCTGTCAGCTATCGTGGGGCGAGAGTTGAGGTTGTCAGCTTGCGATCGATGACCAGTGATAGTTTGATCAATGTTAGCGATCGCTATATCGATTTAGAAACGATCAAAGAAGATATTCAAAAAACACCACGTTCCGGTTATACCTATCGTCCTCTCTCCAGCCTAGATCTTGTCGAGCAACCATCCCCCGATGGTTTAGATACGATCGAAACTTCAGACACTTAA
- the lptC gene encoding LPS export ABC transporter periplasmic protein LptC translates to MKNNIFHQLFVLYRCMTAPLIGVLLTLLLFGCEQRTQTAETVAQAPSSPPQQVQRDLTFNDVILEQSDKQGQLFWKVKSKQATYSKDRKTAQVENPVGQLFQDGKPVYDITAKTGEIQQDGAKLLLKGEIVAKAPAYNLVLRGNELEWQPNQDLLIVRDRLTGEHPQMQTVAKEAKVRSRAGIVEFLDGVQATAKESNVQMQTERLTWQFRAQKLIGDRPIKFDRYQNNKITDRGTAGRGEYDLKTNIATLAQNAQISLLEPPLQVNGNSLKWNVDTKTVIADQPVRVVQRQQQVTVSADRGRLETEKQVAYMNGNVKGVGQKQQTVTSDALTWYIPTQQMEATGNVVYQQFQPPAILKGQKAVGKLDAQNFVVSGGRVSTQFVPQP, encoded by the coding sequence ATGAAAAATAATATCTTTCATCAATTGTTCGTGTTGTATCGCTGCATGACAGCACCATTAATCGGTGTATTACTGACACTGTTACTATTTGGCTGCGAGCAGCGAACTCAGACAGCAGAAACAGTTGCTCAAGCTCCCTCCTCGCCTCCTCAGCAAGTGCAGCGTGACTTAACTTTTAATGATGTGATCTTAGAGCAGTCAGATAAGCAGGGACAATTGTTTTGGAAAGTTAAATCGAAGCAAGCAACGTATAGTAAAGATCGTAAAACCGCTCAAGTAGAAAACCCTGTTGGTCAACTGTTTCAAGACGGCAAACCCGTATACGATATTACGGCAAAAACAGGAGAGATCCAGCAAGATGGAGCAAAGTTATTGCTCAAGGGTGAAATTGTTGCTAAAGCTCCTGCATACAATTTGGTATTGCGCGGCAACGAGCTGGAGTGGCAACCAAACCAAGATTTATTAATCGTACGCGATCGCCTGACGGGAGAACATCCCCAAATGCAAACCGTTGCCAAAGAAGCTAAAGTCAGAAGCCGAGCGGGGATCGTTGAGTTTCTGGATGGAGTTCAGGCAACCGCAAAAGAATCAAACGTGCAAATGCAGACGGAACGGCTAACTTGGCAGTTTCGCGCCCAAAAGTTAATTGGCGATCGCCCGATAAAATTCGATCGCTACCAAAATAATAAAATTACCGATCGAGGGACGGCAGGTCGTGGCGAGTACGATCTGAAAACAAACATTGCTACCTTGGCGCAAAATGCTCAGATTTCTTTACTAGAGCCACCGCTACAAGTGAATGGCAATTCGCTCAAGTGGAACGTTGATACTAAAACTGTAATTGCAGACCAACCCGTGCGCGTCGTGCAGCGCCAGCAGCAAGTCACCGTAAGCGCCGATCGCGGTAGGCTAGAAACGGAAAAACAAGTTGCCTACATGAATGGCAATGTCAAAGGTGTAGGGCAAAAACAGCAGACTGTTACATCTGACGCGCTAACTTGGTACATTCCCACCCAACAAATGGAAGCAACGGGTAATGTCGTTTATCAACAATTCCAGCCGCCAGCGATTCTGAAAGGACAAAAAGCTGTAGGCAAGTTGGACGCGCAAAATTTTGTCGTTAGTGGGGGTAGGGTTTCGACACAATTCGTACCGCAACCGTAA
- a CDS encoding sensor histidine kinase yields MVLLAFLLGLGIGICLWLWQYTQLQARLQRLLRTVSNDSEMATSLGAIPRLRHEIVSARQQREELQAKLQTWEQLMRVAPVGYLQVDEENQLLWCNQQAQQLLGLQKWEPGQVRLLLEWVRSYELDQLIEQTRERQQPQVKEWLFHRTSADAAALSELRALTVNAATLPLHNGQVGVFLENRQPLLDLARTRDRWVSDLAHELKTPLTSILLVVEALQQQLEPPYKLWVDRLLPEVERLISLVQNWLELSQLELDPSRQLSRKPVELRSLIDSVWHTIEPLAQRQQIRLSYSGAETLWIEADKSRLTQVLLNLLDNSIKFSPFQGTIWVNVELINSETKLNYVQINIIDSGCGFPPTDLPYVFERLYRGDLARARQTIPDSKKISTFTTHGSGLGLAIVKQIVSAHGGTVKAMNHPETKGAWLQVELPTH; encoded by the coding sequence ATGGTACTGCTGGCGTTTTTGCTGGGACTAGGGATAGGAATTTGCTTGTGGTTGTGGCAGTATACCCAATTGCAAGCTAGATTGCAGCGTTTACTGCGAACAGTATCTAATGATAGTGAGATGGCAACTTCCCTGGGAGCGATCCCTCGGTTGCGGCACGAAATTGTTTCGGCGCGACAGCAACGGGAAGAGTTGCAAGCTAAACTTCAAACCTGGGAGCAGCTGATGCGAGTCGCTCCTGTAGGATACTTGCAAGTAGACGAAGAAAATCAGCTGTTGTGGTGCAACCAACAGGCACAGCAGTTGCTAGGCTTGCAAAAATGGGAACCAGGACAAGTGCGCTTACTATTGGAGTGGGTGCGTTCCTACGAATTGGATCAGTTAATCGAGCAAACGCGAGAAAGACAGCAGCCACAGGTTAAAGAGTGGTTGTTTCATCGAACGAGTGCAGATGCCGCAGCGCTGAGTGAATTGAGAGCGCTGACAGTGAACGCAGCCACCTTACCTCTGCATAACGGACAGGTGGGGGTATTTTTGGAAAATCGCCAGCCTTTGCTCGATTTAGCGCGGACTCGCGATCGCTGGGTTTCCGATTTAGCACACGAACTCAAAACGCCATTGACTTCAATTTTATTGGTGGTAGAAGCCTTACAGCAACAACTCGAACCACCATATAAACTTTGGGTCGATCGCCTCTTGCCTGAAGTGGAACGATTGATTAGTTTAGTGCAAAATTGGCTGGAATTAAGCCAACTGGAGTTAGATCCCAGCCGTCAGCTCAGCCGCAAACCAGTGGAATTGCGATCGCTGATTGATTCCGTATGGCACACTATAGAACCTTTAGCACAGCGACAGCAAATCCGTTTATCCTATTCTGGTGCAGAAACTTTGTGGATCGAGGCAGACAAGTCTCGTCTAACGCAAGTGTTATTAAATTTACTCGATAACAGTATCAAATTTAGCCCTTTTCAAGGCACGATTTGGGTTAATGTCGAGCTAATTAATTCAGAGACTAAACTTAATTACGTGCAGATAAATATTATTGACTCTGGCTGTGGCTTTCCACCGACCGATTTACCTTACGTATTTGAACGCCTTTATCGTGGGGATCTAGCTAGAGCTAGACAAACAATACCCGACTCAAAGAAAATTTCTACTTTTACAACTCATGGTAGTGGTTTGGGCTTAGCGATCGTCAAACAAATTGTCTCTGCACATGGTGGCACGGTAAAAGCCATGAACCATCCTGAAACTAAAGGTGCTTGGCTGCAAGTTGAGTTGCCAACTCATTGA
- a CDS encoding Crp/Fnr family transcriptional regulator, with the protein MTISTTTPSLVPQSSQRLFARHDLIPSRPNILWRIERGAVRTVTWSESGTLITLGYWGAGDLVGQPLSRVIPYQIECLTSVETTIIPPELWHLTVEAMMSHVCQTEELLSIIHRKPVSHRLWQFLIWLGQKFGRDVDLGRLIDVAVTHQEIAEVINTTRVSVTRMLQQFEEEELLTRHQRRIILRLPIGTAKV; encoded by the coding sequence ATGACAATCTCTACTACAACTCCTAGCCTTGTTCCTCAGTCATCCCAACGACTCTTTGCTCGCCACGATCTGATTCCCTCTCGTCCAAATATTTTATGGCGGATTGAGCGCGGAGCCGTGCGCACTGTCACTTGGAGCGAAAGCGGCACGTTAATTACTCTGGGTTACTGGGGAGCAGGAGATCTAGTCGGTCAACCTTTATCGCGAGTCATTCCCTACCAAATTGAGTGTTTGACCAGCGTTGAAACAACTATAATTCCCCCTGAGTTATGGCATTTGACTGTAGAGGCAATGATGTCTCACGTTTGCCAAACAGAGGAATTGCTGAGCATTATTCACCGCAAACCCGTTTCACATAGATTGTGGCAGTTTTTAATCTGGCTAGGTCAAAAATTCGGTCGCGATGTCGATCTGGGAAGATTAATAGACGTTGCTGTTACCCATCAAGAAATAGCCGAAGTTATAAATACTACTAGGGTATCGGTAACGCGGATGCTACAGCAATTCGAGGAAGAAGAGCTGTTAACAAGACACCAACGGCGGATTATTCTACGCTTACCAATTGGAACAGCAAAAGTTTAA
- a CDS encoding serine hydrolase: protein MASSGANGSRITGETLPTPTRKQSKQRQHPQRQNKLIVYALRLLILGIGISAIAGTVLSALDPTTRITSEEIPITAMEVMPQLQARETVAHAAPLQPTQEITALKTLMQQLATSNAKLFPGMFFIDPETGAYLDWNGDTTFAAASTIKFPILVAFFQDVDAGKIRLDEKLTLKKELVGGGAGGFQYKPLGSQFTALETATQMIIVSDNTATNLLIERLGGIAALNQRFRNWGLTVTELRNLLPDLEGTNTTSPKELAQLMVAVQKGDLISVKSHDRLLNIMRRTHTATLLPKGLGPGATIAHKTGDIGSMVGDVGLVDLPSGKRYIAVAMVKRPHNNAQAKELIRQVSRAAYQEFSK from the coding sequence GTGGCTTCCTCTGGGGCTAATGGTAGCAGAATCACGGGAGAGACACTGCCAACACCAACCAGAAAACAGAGTAAGCAAAGACAACATCCGCAGCGCCAGAATAAATTGATTGTATACGCCTTGCGGTTGTTAATTTTGGGAATTGGCATCAGCGCGATCGCGGGTACGGTGCTATCGGCTTTAGATCCCACCACGCGCATCACCTCTGAAGAAATACCAATTACGGCAATGGAAGTGATGCCGCAGCTACAAGCTAGAGAAACTGTTGCCCATGCTGCACCACTCCAGCCAACCCAAGAAATTACGGCACTGAAAACGCTGATGCAACAGTTGGCAACGAGCAACGCTAAATTGTTTCCTGGGATGTTTTTTATCGATCCCGAGACAGGAGCTTATCTAGATTGGAATGGAGATACAACTTTTGCTGCTGCAAGTACGATTAAATTTCCCATCCTGGTTGCTTTTTTTCAAGATGTAGACGCGGGAAAGATTCGATTAGACGAGAAGTTAACTCTAAAAAAAGAATTAGTTGGTGGTGGCGCGGGAGGCTTTCAATACAAGCCGTTGGGGAGTCAGTTTACTGCCCTAGAGACGGCAACTCAGATGATTATTGTCAGCGATAACACGGCAACTAATTTACTGATAGAACGTTTGGGTGGCATCGCTGCTTTGAATCAGCGGTTCAGAAACTGGGGGTTGACCGTAACAGAATTGCGGAACTTGCTACCAGATTTGGAAGGGACAAACACGACTAGCCCTAAAGAGTTGGCTCAATTAATGGTAGCAGTGCAAAAAGGAGATCTAATTTCTGTCAAATCGCACGATCGCCTACTCAATATCATGCGCCGCACGCATACAGCTACGCTATTACCAAAAGGGTTGGGACCAGGGGCAACAATTGCTCACAAAACCGGAGATATTGGTTCAATGGTAGGGGATGTCGGTTTAGTCGATCTGCCCAGTGGTAAACGCTATATTGCCGTTGCTATGGTCAAGCGCCCCCACAATAACGCACAAGCAAAAGAATTGATCCGGCAAGTCTCCCGTGCTGCTTACCAGGAGTTTAGTAAGTGA
- a CDS encoding tetratricopeptide repeat protein, which translates to MGKGNTLVLLGKNNYLDALIAYNQASKIRPKDYQVWYNRGILLSQHLKRQGEAIESFDKAIQLRDNFHPAWLGKGIALTEIARYQPVLAAFDQAIKRQPQDPFIWANRGDTLTELKRYREARDSYPIHLG; encoded by the coding sequence ATGGGTAAAGGTAATACGCTAGTTTTGTTAGGAAAAAATAATTATTTAGATGCACTAATAGCCTACAATCAAGCAAGTAAAATTCGCCCTAAAGATTATCAAGTTTGGTACAATCGCGGGATACTTCTATCGCAACACTTAAAACGTCAAGGAGAAGCGATCGAATCTTTTGACAAAGCCATACAACTCAGAGATAACTTTCATCCTGCTTGGCTGGGAAAAGGTATCGCTTTAACAGAAATAGCACGCTATCAGCCAGTCCTCGCAGCCTTTGACCAAGCAATTAAACGGCAACCACAAGATCCTTTTATTTGGGCGAATCGAGGAGATACTTTAACAGAACTAAAAAGATATCGAGAAGCACGGGATTCCTATCCAATACATCTCGGTTAG
- a CDS encoding RNA methyltransferase — MNEPTSPSYSKNGLAAPGYPLAAVRIVLVEPAGSLNVGAIARVMKNMGLQQLVLVNPQCDPLSLEAQQMAVHAFDILQAAQVVETLPAALQGCTRAIATTARPRTLDIQLEQPQDALPWLISTSEQATALIFGPESRGLSNEEMYYAQRFIRIPSNPAYPSLNLAQAVAICCYELAKYSQLGVDDEKSAIAVDYASVEALEGFYQQLEALLLKIGYLYPHTATSRMEKFRQLFNRTQLENTEVAMLRGILTQMEWAMRKSEFGSRNSEAIGD, encoded by the coding sequence GTGAATGAGCCTACTTCCCCCTCATACAGTAAAAATGGGCTGGCAGCCCCCGGCTACCCCTTGGCAGCGGTGAGAATTGTGCTGGTGGAACCAGCGGGTTCGCTGAATGTGGGAGCGATCGCCCGCGTCATGAAAAATATGGGTTTGCAGCAGTTGGTGTTAGTCAATCCCCAGTGCGATCCGCTGTCGCTAGAAGCCCAACAAATGGCAGTCCATGCCTTCGATATCTTGCAAGCCGCCCAAGTTGTAGAAACGCTACCAGCCGCCTTGCAGGGGTGTACGAGGGCGATCGCTACGACTGCTCGTCCTCGTACCTTAGACATTCAATTAGAGCAGCCTCAAGATGCTTTACCTTGGTTAATTTCAACCTCAGAACAAGCAACGGCTTTGATCTTTGGTCCCGAGTCGCGAGGATTGAGTAATGAGGAAATGTACTACGCTCAGCGCTTTATCCGCATTCCCTCCAACCCTGCCTATCCTTCATTGAACCTAGCTCAGGCTGTGGCGATTTGCTGTTATGAACTGGCGAAATACAGCCAATTGGGAGTTGATGATGAAAAGAGCGCGATCGCGGTTGACTACGCCTCTGTAGAAGCTTTAGAAGGGTTTTACCAACAACTCGAAGCGCTACTACTCAAAATTGGCTATCTTTATCCCCATACTGCTACTAGCCGCATGGAAAAATTTCGTCAACTATTTAACCGCACTCAGTTAGAAAATACTGAAGTCGCAATGTTGCGGGGAATATTAACTCAGATGGAGTGGGCTATGAGGAAGTCGGAATTCGGCAGTCGGAATTCGGAAGCGATCGGTGATTAG
- the phoU gene encoding phosphate signaling complex protein PhoU: protein MSELLNVDAVPFQPHQPSRTHFERRLKRLERDILRMGALVENSFRLSHQALFARNLSAAEELPLLDKQIDQFYRHVEIECAALLTLEAPVAKDLRLLSAFMQLVRDLERIGDYAEDLGEIAIKLFPYPPHKCIPQIEIMSHHAQAMLAASLMALADLDAQAGLAVKQLDDAVDDSYENLYHTLATERDIQGVLEPWLLLALVIRHLERMADHATNVGQRVAYIVTGQRS, encoded by the coding sequence GTGTCAGAATTGCTCAACGTAGATGCTGTTCCTTTCCAACCTCACCAACCTAGCCGCACTCACTTTGAGCGTCGCCTCAAACGTCTAGAGCGAGATATTTTGCGCATGGGAGCTTTGGTAGAAAACTCATTTCGCCTCAGTCATCAAGCACTGTTTGCCCGTAACCTATCAGCAGCCGAGGAACTACCGCTGCTCGACAAGCAAATTGACCAATTTTATCGCCACGTTGAGATTGAGTGCGCGGCGCTGCTAACTTTAGAAGCACCAGTAGCGAAGGATTTGCGCTTACTAAGTGCCTTTATGCAGCTCGTACGAGACCTAGAAAGAATTGGAGACTATGCTGAGGACTTAGGAGAAATTGCGATCAAGCTATTTCCCTATCCTCCTCACAAATGCATCCCCCAGATCGAGATTATGTCTCACCATGCCCAAGCTATGTTAGCAGCTAGCTTGATGGCGCTAGCGGATCTAGATGCACAAGCAGGGTTAGCAGTCAAGCAATTAGACGACGCTGTAGACGACTCATACGAAAATCTTTATCACACTCTAGCAACAGAAAGAGATATCCAAGGAGTTTTAGAACCTTGGTTGTTGTTAGCTTTGGTAATTCGTCACTTAGAAAGGATGGCAGACCACGCTACCAACGTCGGTCAGCGAGTCGCTTACATCGTTACCGGACAACGCTCTTAG
- a CDS encoding response regulator transcription factor — translation MFTRELTNSSPKVEIGHMSRILVVEDENLIREMLVMALEAEGFAIATAADGRTALTLLQSSEPTFGDFPFDLVILDLMLPQINGLDICRLLRHQGNQVPILILSAKGSETDRVLGLEVGADDYLTKPFSMRELVARCRALLRRQRIGVLPQVPILQFKDVTLYPQECRVTVRAQEVSLSPKEFRLLELFMTYPRRVWSREQLLDQVWGADFVGDSKTVDVHIRWLREKLEKDPSHPEYLVTVRGFGYRFG, via the coding sequence ATGTTTACTCGCGAATTGACCAACAGTTCCCCCAAGGTGGAAATCGGGCACATGAGCCGCATTCTGGTGGTAGAAGACGAAAACCTGATTCGGGAAATGCTCGTAATGGCTTTGGAGGCGGAAGGTTTTGCGATCGCTACTGCTGCTGACGGACGTACAGCTCTGACCTTACTTCAGAGTAGCGAACCTACCTTCGGAGACTTTCCCTTCGATCTGGTAATTTTAGACCTAATGCTGCCTCAGATCAATGGTTTAGATATCTGTCGCTTGCTCCGCCACCAAGGAAATCAAGTCCCAATCTTGATTTTGAGCGCCAAAGGCAGCGAAACCGATCGCGTCTTGGGTTTGGAAGTTGGCGCAGACGACTATCTGACTAAGCCTTTTAGTATGCGGGAGTTAGTCGCGCGGTGTCGTGCGTTGTTACGCCGCCAGCGCATAGGTGTATTACCACAAGTCCCGATTCTACAATTTAAAGATGTCACCCTTTATCCGCAAGAGTGTCGCGTGACCGTCAGAGCGCAAGAAGTCAGCCTTTCCCCTAAAGAATTCCGCTTGCTAGAACTCTTCATGACTTATCCGCGCCGCGTCTGGTCGCGAGAGCAATTGCTCGATCAAGTCTGGGGAGCAGATTTTGTTGGAGACAGCAAAACTGTAGACGTTCACATTCGTTGGTTGCGGGAAAAACTCGAAAAAGACCCCAGCCACCCAGAATACTTGGTGACGGTGCGGGGGTTTGGCTATCGATTTGGATAG
- a CDS encoding DUF2256 domain-containing protein — protein MARTRSKSDLPTKICPVCQRPFTWRKKWADCWDEVKYCSERCRRRRSSV, from the coding sequence ATGGCACGCACTCGATCTAAATCTGACCTACCAACAAAAATTTGTCCAGTGTGTCAACGCCCCTTCACCTGGCGGAAAAAATGGGCAGATTGTTGGGATGAGGTGAAATATTGTTCCGAACGCTGTCGTCGTCGCCGATCTTCAGTGTAA
- a CDS encoding iron uptake porin yields MSKLIWNTLKLSPLLLTATLFVATRTQAAEPLPLEEVQQTSVTQLSEEKAPETLAQVTSVSQLSDVQPTDWAFQALQSLVERYGCIAGYPDGTYRGNRALTRYEFAAGLNACLDRVNELIATASADMVNKEDLATLQRLQEEFSAELATLRGRVDALEARTAELEANQFSTTTKLSGEVIVAVSDVFGGNEAAATGSGEPTGDDNDVNTVLADRARLTFNTSFTGKDELRTRLQARNVVPFGTGLTGTNMTRLGFDGDEGNDVVLDDFYYKFALGEIADIKVDFDNGEFNDNVFTFNPLLESSGRGAISRFGRFNPIYRAGDGAGLTVNINPKGVISASASYLARNANDPTNSFGLFNGDYAALGQIAFRPNDNIAIGATYVHTYDNSTVSDITTSNGISVSGATGSVFSNNPFSGASTSTNQYAVQANVKLGGFTVGGWGGYTVALNEDSPSQTADIWNWAATLSLQDVGKEGSVLGLVFGQPPRTAKNDFGGRRDQDTSYHLEGLYRFPLTDNIDVTPGVIVIFNPEHNDNNDTVYVGTLRTTFRF; encoded by the coding sequence ATGTCGAAACTTATTTGGAATACTCTCAAACTAAGTCCCCTTTTACTAACAGCAACCCTGTTTGTAGCGACTCGGACTCAAGCTGCTGAACCCCTACCTCTGGAAGAAGTACAGCAAACATCTGTTACCCAGTTATCTGAAGAGAAAGCTCCAGAAACTCTAGCCCAAGTCACATCCGTTTCTCAGTTATCTGACGTACAGCCTACCGACTGGGCTTTTCAAGCGTTGCAGTCTTTAGTCGAGCGCTACGGTTGTATTGCTGGTTATCCCGATGGAACATATCGCGGCAATCGTGCCTTGACCCGTTATGAGTTTGCCGCAGGTTTAAACGCTTGTTTAGACCGCGTGAACGAACTGATTGCGACCGCTTCTGCCGATATGGTCAACAAAGAAGACCTGGCAACGTTACAGCGGCTACAGGAAGAATTTTCGGCGGAACTAGCTACCCTGCGCGGTCGCGTTGATGCTCTAGAAGCGCGGACGGCAGAACTAGAAGCAAATCAGTTCTCTACCACAACAAAACTGAGTGGGGAAGTGATTGTTGCCGTTTCTGACGTATTCGGTGGTAACGAGGCGGCTGCAACTGGTAGTGGCGAACCTACAGGTGATGACAACGATGTCAATACTGTTTTGGCAGACCGCGCTCGTCTGACGTTTAACACCAGCTTTACCGGAAAAGATGAGTTGAGAACTCGTCTGCAAGCTCGCAACGTTGTACCATTTGGCACGGGTCTGACGGGTACGAATATGACTCGTCTGGGCTTCGATGGCGATGAAGGTAACGATGTTGTCCTTGACGATTTCTATTACAAGTTCGCGCTCGGCGAAATTGCTGATATTAAAGTTGACTTTGACAACGGGGAGTTCAACGATAACGTTTTCACCTTCAACCCCCTACTAGAAAGCAGCGGTCGCGGTGCTATTTCTCGGTTCGGACGTTTCAACCCCATTTACCGTGCAGGTGATGGTGCTGGTTTAACAGTTAACATTAATCCCAAAGGTGTAATTAGCGCTTCTGCAAGCTATTTAGCTCGGAATGCTAACGATCCGACAAATTCTTTTGGTTTGTTTAACGGTGATTATGCCGCTCTGGGACAGATTGCCTTCCGTCCTAACGATAACATTGCGATCGGTGCGACCTACGTTCACACCTACGACAACTCCACCGTCAGCGACATTACGACTTCTAACGGTATTAGCGTTTCTGGCGCGACTGGTAGTGTCTTTTCTAACAACCCCTTCAGCGGTGCGTCAACATCTACCAACCAGTACGCCGTACAAGCCAACGTTAAGTTGGGCGGCTTTACTGTTGGTGGCTGGGGCGGTTATACAGTAGCGCTGAATGAAGACAGCCCTTCACAAACTGCCGACATCTGGAACTGGGCGGCAACTCTGTCTTTACAAGATGTAGGTAAAGAAGGTAGCGTACTTGGTTTAGTCTTCGGTCAGCCACCAAGAACAGCTAAAAATGATTTTGGCGGTCGCCGCGACCAAGATACTTCTTATCACTTAGAAGGACTCTATCGCTTTCCGCTCACCGATAACATCGATGTGACTCCTGGTGTCATCGTCATCTTTAATCCAGAGCATAACGACAACAACGACACGGTTTATGTAGGTACGCTGAGAACGACATTCCGCTTCTAA